Proteins from a genomic interval of Gossypium hirsutum isolate 1008001.06 chromosome A09, Gossypium_hirsutum_v2.1, whole genome shotgun sequence:
- the LOC107889912 gene encoding uncharacterized protein, whose amino-acid sequence MKILSWNVRGLGNPRTVWRLRHSLKLYNPQIVFFMETKIIKNQMERIRRRCGFQNGIDVDSNGSRGGLCLAWRDDVTISLRSFSKRHIDVIIEDTDEGNRWRFTGFYGSTYMQGRNESWDLLKNLRNAEELPWFVCGDFNEIMYGHEKRGGLPREERHMDAFRTLLTDCHLVDVGYIGNWFTWKRGNLPETNIQERLDRGVTNEDWLSLFLDAIIQHLPHSFSDHCPLLINKKREDNERPKRSFKFEAWWVLEESFAEEVRYIWDNSTGELVQKLEKVSIGLTRWASQIRRSRKIKKEMLTARLVELMNLIGMMKIWQNLLIRRSN is encoded by the coding sequence ATGAAAATCCTAAGTTGGAACGTCCGTGGTTTGGGGAATCCACGGACAGTATGGAGACTTCGGCATTCGCTGAAGTTATATAATCCCCAAATTGTCTTCTTCATGGagacaaaaataattaagaaccAGATGGAAAGAATACGAAGGAGATGTGGTTTTCAGAATGGTATTGATGTTGATTCAAACGGTTCGAGAGGAGGATTATGTTTGGCATGGCGAGATGATGTTACTATTAGCCTTCGAAGTTTTTCAAAAAGGCATATTGATGTGATCATCGAAGATACAGATGAAGGTAACAGGTGGAGATTTACTGGGTTTTATGGTTCTACATATATGCAGGGTAGGAATGAGTCTTGGGATTTGTTAAAAAACTTGAGAAATGCTGAGGAGCTTCCATGGTTTGTTTGTGGGGATTTTAACGAAATTATGTATGGGCATGAAAAGAGGGGTGGCTTACCTAGAGAGGAAAGACATATGGACGCATTTCGTACATTGTTAACAGATTGTCATCTAGTGGACGTGGGTTATATAGGGAATTGGTTTACTTGGAAAAGAGGGAATTTACCGGAAACGAACATTCAAGAACGGCTGGATAGGGGAGTTACTAATGAGGACTGGCTATCTCTATTTCTTGATGCAATAATTCAACATCTCCCACATTCCTTTTCGGATCATTGCCCACttcttattaataaaaaaagggaAGATAATGAGCGGCCAAAAAGAAGTTTCAAATTTGAAGCTTGGTGGGTCTTGGAGGAATCATTTGCTGAGGAGGTACGATATATATGGGATAATTCAACTGGGGAGTTGGTACAAAAATTGGAAAAGGTAAGCATAGGCTTGACCAGATGGGCCAGTCAAATTCGACGTAGTAGGAAGATAAAAAAGGAGATGCTAACAGCTAGATTGGTTGAGCTGATGAATCTGATAGGGATGATGAAAATTTGGCAGAACTTATTGATACGAAGATCCAACTAG